From one Nocardioides scoriae genomic stretch:
- a CDS encoding citrate synthase 2, giving the protein MTEVHHGLEGVVAFETQIAEPDKEGSALRYRGVDIEEIVGRIPFEKVWGLLIDGAYDPGLPPAEPYNIPIHTGDVRADVQAGVAMLAPMLGMKQTYDISDAEAREDLSRVAVMVLSYAAQAARGLGQPIVPQREVDEGTTLAEKFLIRWKGEADPKHVKAIDAYWSSAAEHGMNASTFTARVITSTGADVAAAFSGAIGAMSGPLHGGAPARVLTMIEDVEKSGDATAYVKKLLDDGERLMGFGHRVYRAEDPRARVLRRTAKELDAPRYEVAERLEQAALAELRERRPDRVLETNVEFWAAIVLDFAEVPAPMFTSMFTCARTGGWSAHILEQKRTGRLIRPSAIYTGPGERPASSIDGWNDAWGNASADDDLVV; this is encoded by the coding sequence ATGACCGAGGTTCACCACGGGCTCGAAGGCGTCGTCGCGTTCGAGACGCAGATCGCGGAGCCCGACAAGGAAGGATCGGCGCTGCGCTACCGCGGCGTCGACATCGAGGAGATCGTGGGGCGCATCCCCTTCGAGAAGGTCTGGGGGCTCCTGATCGACGGGGCCTACGACCCGGGCCTGCCGCCCGCCGAGCCGTACAACATCCCGATCCACACCGGTGACGTGCGCGCCGACGTGCAGGCCGGCGTCGCGATGCTGGCGCCGATGCTCGGGATGAAGCAGACCTACGACATCAGCGACGCCGAGGCCCGCGAGGACCTCTCCCGCGTCGCCGTCATGGTGCTGTCGTACGCCGCGCAGGCCGCCCGCGGGCTGGGCCAGCCGATCGTGCCGCAGCGCGAGGTCGACGAGGGCACCACGCTGGCGGAGAAGTTCCTGATCCGCTGGAAGGGCGAGGCCGACCCCAAGCACGTCAAGGCCATCGACGCCTACTGGAGCTCGGCCGCCGAGCACGGCATGAACGCCTCGACGTTCACCGCCCGCGTCATCACCTCCACCGGTGCCGACGTGGCCGCGGCGTTCTCGGGCGCGATCGGTGCCATGAGCGGCCCGCTGCACGGCGGGGCCCCCGCCCGGGTGCTGACGATGATCGAGGACGTCGAGAAGAGCGGCGACGCCACGGCGTACGTCAAGAAGCTGCTCGACGACGGCGAGCGCCTGATGGGCTTCGGCCACCGCGTCTACCGCGCCGAGGACCCCCGGGCCCGGGTGCTGCGCCGCACGGCCAAGGAGCTCGACGCGCCGCGCTACGAGGTCGCCGAGCGGCTCGAGCAGGCGGCCCTGGCCGAGCTGCGCGAGCGTCGTCCCGACCGCGTGCTGGAGACCAACGTGGAGTTCTGGGCGGCCATCGTCCTCGACTTCGCCGAGGTGCCGGCGCCGATGTTCACCTCGATGTTCACCTGCGCCCGCACGGGCGGCTGGTCGGCGCACATCCTGGAGCAGAAGCGCACCGGCCGGCTGATCCGTCCCTCCGCGATCTACACCGGTCCGGGCGAGCGCCCGGCCAGCTCGATCGACGGCTGGAACGACGCCTGGGGCAACGCCTCGGCCGACGACGACCTCGTCGTCTGA
- a CDS encoding esterase-like activity of phytase family protein: MTRPLVGLAAGLVLLVGATTPGAASAADGGGDDGGGSRQVFSLTDPRIDESSGLVDRGATMVTTDDSGSDPVLYLLDAAGRTTGVTTYAARTLDVEALAPGRGDRVWVGDIGDNRRVRETITVHDVEVLPGERTVAAPAYDLAYPDGPHDAESLLVGPDGRLLVVTKALFGGTAYAAPRRLDPDRTNRLEPVGRVAELATDAALTRDGRHALVRGPGEAGVYALPSWERLATLPLPAQPQGEGISVGPGGRVRVSSEGAGTPVWQVALPDEVRAVLRGGTSSGPSDEPAQDPVEPGSGRPTAPTVGSWAREHRAALAGGGIAVLALAGAGLALGRRRR, from the coding sequence GTGACCCGACCGCTCGTCGGCCTCGCGGCGGGGCTGGTGCTCCTCGTGGGCGCGACCACGCCCGGGGCCGCGTCGGCCGCCGACGGCGGGGGTGACGACGGCGGGGGCTCGCGGCAGGTCTTCTCGCTCACCGACCCGCGCATCGACGAGTCCAGCGGGCTGGTCGACCGCGGCGCCACGATGGTGACGACCGACGACTCCGGCAGCGACCCCGTCCTCTACCTGCTCGACGCGGCCGGGCGCACGACCGGCGTCACGACGTACGCCGCGCGGACGCTCGACGTCGAGGCCCTGGCCCCCGGTCGCGGCGACCGGGTCTGGGTCGGCGACATCGGCGACAACCGCCGGGTGCGGGAGACGATCACCGTCCACGACGTCGAGGTGCTGCCGGGGGAGCGGACCGTGGCCGCGCCGGCGTACGACCTGGCCTACCCCGACGGCCCCCACGACGCCGAGTCGCTGCTGGTCGGTCCCGACGGTCGGCTGCTCGTGGTCACCAAGGCGCTCTTCGGCGGCACGGCGTACGCCGCACCCCGCCGCCTGGATCCCGACCGCACCAACCGGCTCGAGCCCGTGGGCCGCGTCGCCGAGCTGGCGACCGACGCCGCCCTCACCCGCGACGGCCGGCACGCGCTGGTGCGCGGGCCGGGCGAGGCGGGCGTCTACGCGCTGCCGTCGTGGGAGCGGCTCGCCACGCTGCCGCTGCCCGCCCAGCCCCAGGGCGAGGGGATCTCGGTCGGCCCCGGCGGGCGGGTCCGGGTCAGCAGCGAGGGCGCCGGCACACCGGTGTGGCAGGTCGCGCTCCCGGACGAGGTGCGCGCGGTGCTGCGGGGCGGGACATCGTCCGGGCCGTCCGACGAGCCGGCGCAGGACCCGGTCGAGCCCGGGAGCGGGCGCCCGACGGCCCCGACGGTCGGCTCCTGGGCCCGCGAGCACCGGGCGGCCCTGGCCGGCGGCGGGATCGCGGTCCTCGCGCTGGCCGGCGCGGGACTGGCCCTGGGCCGCCGGCGCCGCTGA
- a CDS encoding bifunctional GNAT family N-acetyltransferase/class I SAM-dependent methyltransferase codes for MSSRLRPVPGWEVVPRPFDHPDSQRLVEEVQQEYVVRYGGPDLTPLDPSYFEAPLGAFFVGYLDGEPVATGAWRRRDDVAWAGTTATAEVKRMYVAPRARGRGLARALLAHLEATATQAGAEVMVLETGERQPEAIALYESIGYRRIAGFGFYRDAPLSRCYARALGERRSWDDAAATFDDEPDHGLADPTTREAWRVLLAEALPPAPARVLDVGCGTGTLSGLLAEAGHDVTGVDFAPAMVDLARERHPGVEFLLGDAADPPVGPRAGGGAAYDVVLGRHVLWALPDPAAALRRWVSLLAPGGRLVLVEGRWHTGSGLLAAETSRLLGQAGREVSLRVLDDPVLWGGPTGDERYLVVSRR; via the coding sequence GTGAGCTCCCGGCTGCGCCCCGTCCCAGGCTGGGAGGTCGTCCCCCGCCCGTTCGACCACCCCGACTCGCAGCGGCTGGTCGAGGAGGTGCAGCAGGAGTACGTCGTGCGCTACGGCGGTCCCGACCTGACGCCGCTCGACCCGTCGTACTTCGAGGCGCCGCTGGGCGCCTTCTTCGTCGGCTACCTCGACGGCGAGCCCGTCGCGACCGGCGCCTGGCGGCGGCGCGACGACGTGGCGTGGGCCGGGACCACCGCCACGGCCGAGGTGAAGCGGATGTACGTCGCGCCCCGCGCCCGCGGCCGGGGCCTGGCGCGGGCGCTGCTCGCCCACCTCGAGGCGACCGCGACGCAGGCCGGCGCCGAGGTGATGGTGCTCGAGACCGGGGAGCGGCAGCCCGAGGCGATCGCGCTCTACGAGTCGATCGGCTACCGGCGGATCGCGGGGTTCGGGTTCTACAGGGACGCCCCGCTGTCGCGCTGCTACGCCCGGGCGCTGGGGGAGCGGCGGTCGTGGGACGACGCCGCCGCCACCTTCGACGACGAGCCCGACCACGGACTGGCCGACCCGACCACCCGCGAGGCGTGGCGGGTGCTGCTGGCCGAGGCCCTGCCGCCCGCCCCCGCGCGGGTCCTCGACGTCGGCTGCGGCACCGGCACCCTGTCCGGCCTGCTGGCGGAGGCGGGCCACGACGTGACCGGCGTGGACTTCGCGCCGGCGATGGTCGACCTGGCCCGCGAGCGGCACCCGGGCGTGGAGTTCCTGCTCGGCGACGCCGCCGACCCGCCCGTGGGTCCGCGGGCCGGCGGCGGGGCGGCGTACGACGTGGTGCTGGGGCGGCACGTGCTGTGGGCGCTGCCCGACCCGGCGGCCGCGCTGCGGCGCTGGGTCTCGCTGCTGGCCCCCGGCGGTCGGCTCGTGCTGGTCGAGGGCCGCTGGCACACCGGCTCGGGCCTGCTCGCGGCCGAGACGTCGCGGCTGCTCGGGCAGGCGGGCCGCGAGGTGTCGCTGCGGGTGCTCGACGACCCGGTGCTGTGGGGCGGACCGACCGGCGACGAGCGCTACCTGGTGGTCAGCCGGCGCTGA
- a CDS encoding ABC transporter ATP-binding protein: MSADVARPEGEQAPGQLQETERVQSGGGPGRGGPFGGGMVGQKASSFGPSARRLVGRLAPERAKAVAVVVLAVVSTGLTALGPWLLGRATDLIFAGLLGARLPEGLSRAQAVAQLRGRGQDELAAMVSSMDLVPGRGVDFDAVGRVLLVVLAVYAVAGLLAFVQGYLLNDVVQKTVRRLRAEVEDKVNALPLGFVDRQARGELLSRVTNDIDNVSQTLQQTMSQLLTSLLTVLAVISLMFWISPLLALVALVSVPVSVLVAKVVMGRSQGLFVTQWRRTGRLNAHIEESFSGHALVTVFGRRQEAEEVFAVENDELYRASFGAQFVSGLIMPIMMFVGNLNYVVIAVVGGLRVASGSLSLGDVQAFIQYSRQFTQPLTQVASMANLLQSGVASAERVFELLDAEEQSPDPEPAVAGGTRPGPSGVRRGEVRFEHVDFSYDPERPLVQDLSLVARPGQTVAIVGPTGAGKTTLVNLVMRFYEVSGGRITLDGVDVASVPRAELRRQTGMVLQDTWLFAGTIRDNIAYGNPDAGPEDVLAAARATFVDRFVHSLPDGYDTLVDENGSNLSAGERQLVTIARAFLSDPALLILDEATSSVDTRTELLLQHAMRALRSDRTSFVIAHRLSTIRDADLILVMEAGSIVEQGSHEELLAAEGAYARLHAAQFAAPLTT, encoded by the coding sequence ATGAGCGCCGACGTCGCGCGTCCCGAGGGCGAGCAGGCCCCCGGCCAGCTCCAGGAGACCGAGCGCGTCCAGTCCGGGGGAGGCCCCGGGCGGGGTGGTCCCTTCGGTGGCGGCATGGTCGGCCAGAAGGCCTCCAGCTTCGGTCCCTCGGCCCGACGGCTGGTCGGACGGCTGGCGCCGGAGCGCGCCAAGGCGGTCGCCGTGGTGGTGCTGGCCGTGGTCAGCACCGGCCTCACCGCGCTGGGGCCGTGGCTGCTCGGCCGGGCCACCGACCTGATCTTCGCCGGGCTCCTCGGCGCACGCCTGCCCGAGGGGCTGTCCCGGGCCCAGGCCGTGGCCCAGCTGCGCGGGCGCGGCCAGGACGAGCTGGCCGCGATGGTGTCCTCCATGGACCTGGTGCCGGGTCGGGGCGTCGACTTCGACGCGGTCGGGCGCGTGCTGCTCGTCGTCCTGGCGGTGTACGCCGTCGCGGGGCTGCTCGCGTTCGTCCAGGGCTACCTGCTCAACGACGTCGTGCAGAAGACCGTGCGGCGGCTGCGGGCCGAGGTCGAGGACAAGGTCAACGCCCTGCCGCTCGGCTTCGTGGACCGCCAGGCCCGCGGCGAGCTGCTGAGCCGGGTCACCAACGACATCGACAACGTCAGCCAGACCCTGCAGCAGACGATGAGCCAGCTGCTGACCTCGCTGCTGACGGTGCTCGCGGTGATCTCGCTGATGTTCTGGATCTCGCCGCTGCTGGCCCTGGTCGCGCTGGTCTCGGTGCCGGTCTCGGTGCTGGTGGCCAAGGTCGTCATGGGCCGCTCGCAGGGCCTGTTCGTGACGCAGTGGCGGCGCACGGGGCGGCTCAACGCCCACATCGAGGAGTCCTTCTCCGGGCACGCGCTGGTGACCGTGTTCGGCCGTCGCCAGGAGGCCGAGGAGGTCTTCGCGGTGGAGAACGACGAGCTCTACCGCGCGAGCTTCGGGGCGCAGTTCGTCAGCGGCCTGATCATGCCGATCATGATGTTCGTCGGGAACCTCAACTACGTCGTCATCGCGGTCGTCGGCGGCCTGCGGGTCGCGAGCGGCTCGCTGTCGCTGGGTGACGTGCAGGCGTTCATCCAGTACTCCCGCCAGTTCACCCAGCCGCTCACCCAGGTGGCCTCGATGGCCAACCTGCTGCAGTCCGGGGTGGCCTCGGCCGAGCGGGTCTTCGAGCTGCTCGACGCCGAGGAGCAGAGCCCCGACCCCGAGCCCGCGGTGGCCGGCGGCACCCGGCCGGGGCCGTCCGGCGTACGCCGCGGGGAGGTGCGCTTCGAGCACGTCGACTTCTCCTACGACCCCGAGCGGCCGCTGGTCCAGGACCTGTCGCTCGTCGCCCGGCCGGGCCAGACCGTGGCCATCGTGGGGCCGACCGGGGCGGGCAAGACCACGCTGGTCAACCTGGTGATGCGCTTCTACGAGGTCAGCGGCGGCCGCATCACCCTCGACGGCGTCGACGTCGCCTCGGTGCCCCGGGCCGAGCTGCGCCGCCAGACCGGGATGGTGCTGCAGGACACCTGGCTGTTCGCCGGGACGATCCGCGACAACATCGCCTACGGCAACCCCGACGCCGGCCCCGAGGACGTCCTCGCAGCGGCGCGCGCCACCTTCGTGGACCGCTTCGTGCACTCGCTGCCGGACGGCTACGACACCCTCGTCGACGAGAACGGCTCCAACCTGTCGGCGGGGGAGCGGCAGCTGGTCACCATCGCGCGCGCGTTCCTGTCCGACCCCGCGCTGCTGATCCTCGACGAGGCCACCTCGTCGGTCGACACCCGCACCGAGCTGCTGCTCCAGCACGCCATGCGGGCCCTGCGCAGCGACCGGACGTCGTTCGTCATCGCCCACCGGCTCTCGACGATCCGTGACGCCGACCTGATCCTGGTGATGGAGGCGGGCTCGATCGTCGAGCAGGGCAGCCACGAGGAGCTGCTCGCCGCCGAGGGTGCCTACGCCCGGCTGCACGCGGCGCAGTTCGCCGCGCCCCTCACGACCTAG
- a CDS encoding NAD(P)-dependent alcohol dehydrogenase, with protein MSEATTTSRTADALVTRGASQPFERSTIERRAPRAHDVVIDIKFAGICHSDIHQGREEWGSALFPMVPGHEIAGIVSEVGSEVSKYSVGDRVGVGCFVDSCRECENCKAGEEQYCLQGEVPTYNGKQYDGEPTFGGYSTSIVVDENYVLGIPEGVELDVAAPLLCAGITLFSPLHHWEAGPGKKVAIVGMGGLGHMGVKIAAALGAEVTVLSQTTSKEEDGKKFGADHYYATKEEETFEKLAGHFDLIVNTVSADLPIDKYLGLLGLNGTLVHVGIPEGDSSYQAFSLAGMRRSMAGSKIGGIRETQEMLDFCAEHGLGAEIEVISVDDVDKAWDRVVDSDVRYRFVIDVSTFGSSAA; from the coding sequence ATGAGTGAAGCGACAACTACTTCCCGCACCGCCGACGCCCTCGTCACGCGCGGTGCCTCCCAGCCCTTCGAGCGCAGCACCATCGAGCGCCGCGCCCCCCGTGCCCACGACGTCGTCATCGACATCAAGTTCGCCGGCATCTGCCACTCCGACATCCACCAGGGTCGCGAGGAGTGGGGCTCGGCCCTGTTCCCGATGGTCCCCGGCCACGAGATCGCCGGCATCGTCTCCGAGGTCGGCTCCGAGGTGAGCAAGTACTCCGTCGGCGACCGCGTCGGGGTGGGCTGCTTCGTCGACTCCTGCCGCGAGTGCGAGAACTGCAAGGCCGGCGAGGAGCAGTACTGCCTCCAGGGCGAGGTGCCGACGTACAACGGCAAGCAGTACGACGGCGAGCCCACCTTCGGTGGCTACAGCACCTCGATCGTCGTCGACGAGAACTACGTGCTCGGCATCCCCGAGGGCGTCGAGCTCGACGTGGCCGCTCCCCTGCTCTGCGCCGGCATCACGCTGTTCTCCCCCCTGCACCACTGGGAGGCCGGCCCCGGCAAGAAGGTCGCGATCGTCGGCATGGGCGGCCTGGGCCACATGGGCGTCAAGATCGCCGCGGCGCTCGGCGCCGAGGTGACCGTCCTGTCGCAGACCACCTCCAAGGAGGAGGACGGCAAGAAGTTCGGCGCCGACCACTACTACGCGACCAAGGAGGAGGAGACCTTCGAGAAGCTCGCGGGCCACTTCGACCTGATCGTCAACACGGTCTCCGCCGACCTGCCGATCGACAAGTACCTCGGCCTGCTCGGCCTCAACGGCACCCTGGTCCACGTCGGCATCCCCGAGGGCGACAGCTCCTACCAGGCGTTCTCGCTCGCCGGCATGCGCCGCAGCATGGCCGGCTCGAAGATCGGCGGCATCCGCGAGACCCAGGAGATGCTCGACTTCTGCGCCGAGCACGGCCTCGGCGCCGAGATCGAGGTCATCTCGGTCGACGACGTCGACAAGGCCTGGGACCGCGTCGTCGACTCCGACGTGCGCTACCGGTTCGTGATCGACGTGTCGACGTTCGGGTCGTCCGCGGCCTGA
- the serC gene encoding phosphoserine transaminase, whose product MADLVIPQDLLPHDGRFGSGPSKVPAGRLDRLAASGAELMGTSHRQAPVRALVGRVRAGLAELFDLPEGYEVVLGNGGSTAFWDAATFGLVRERSQHLVFGEFSAKFAQAAAAAPFLGEPTVVSAEPGSLASPHDEDGLDAYAWPHNETSTGVMAPVRRVGGPGSLVLVDATSGAGGLPVDVRETDVYYFAPQKGFASDGGLWLALMSPAALERAAEVAASRWVPASLDLPTAIENSRKDQTYNTPAIATLFLVAEQLDWMLAQGGLDAMVGRTTASSQALYGWAERSSYAAPFVADPAHRSLVVGTVDLDGSVDAARVSAVLRANGVVDTEPYRKLGRNQLRIAMFPAVDPADVEALTRCVDHVVEHLA is encoded by the coding sequence GTGGCCGACCTCGTCATCCCCCAGGACCTGCTCCCCCACGACGGACGCTTCGGCTCGGGTCCCTCGAAGGTGCCGGCGGGCCGCCTCGACCGGCTGGCCGCCTCCGGCGCGGAGCTGATGGGCACCTCCCACCGGCAGGCCCCGGTCCGGGCGCTGGTGGGCCGCGTGCGCGCGGGGCTCGCCGAGCTGTTCGACCTGCCCGAGGGCTACGAGGTGGTGCTGGGCAACGGCGGCTCCACGGCGTTCTGGGACGCCGCGACCTTCGGACTGGTCCGCGAGCGCAGCCAGCACCTGGTCTTCGGCGAGTTCTCGGCCAAGTTCGCCCAGGCCGCCGCGGCCGCTCCCTTCCTCGGCGAGCCGACCGTGGTCTCGGCCGAGCCGGGCTCGCTCGCGTCGCCGCACGACGAGGACGGGCTCGACGCCTACGCCTGGCCCCACAACGAGACCTCGACCGGCGTGATGGCGCCGGTGCGCCGCGTCGGCGGCCCGGGCTCGCTGGTGCTGGTCGACGCCACCTCGGGGGCGGGCGGCCTGCCGGTCGACGTCCGCGAGACCGACGTCTACTACTTCGCCCCGCAGAAGGGCTTCGCCTCCGACGGCGGGCTGTGGCTCGCGCTGATGTCGCCCGCCGCCCTCGAGCGCGCCGCCGAGGTCGCGGCCTCGCGGTGGGTGCCGGCCTCCCTCGACCTGCCGACGGCGATCGAGAACTCCCGCAAGGACCAGACCTACAACACCCCTGCGATCGCCACGCTCTTCCTCGTCGCCGAGCAGCTCGACTGGATGCTCGCGCAGGGCGGTCTGGACGCCATGGTGGGGCGCACGACCGCGTCCTCCCAGGCGCTCTACGGCTGGGCCGAGCGCTCGTCGTACGCCGCCCCGTTCGTCGCCGATCCCGCCCACCGCAGCCTCGTGGTCGGCACCGTCGACCTCGACGGGTCCGTCGACGCCGCCCGGGTCTCGGCGGTGCTGCGGGCCAACGGCGTCGTCGACACCGAGCCCTACCGCAAGCTCGGCCGCAACCAGCTGCGGATCGCGATGTTTCCCGCCGTCGACCCCGCCGACGTCGAGGCGCTCACCCGCTGCGTCGACCACGTCGTCGAGCACCTGGCCTGA
- a CDS encoding TetR/AcrR family transcriptional regulator — protein sequence MTPRATPMAPEERRAAIVSAVAPLVLEHGRMPSTREIAQAAGIAEGTIYRVFEDKGALLHAVLEEVLRPPDTADQLVGLMASLPGLATRLLVLAERSQARMREVHATMMVMRPLMEQAAHGRGAPLGPPRFLVEANEALMERLTRVFELSADELRVEPLVAAAAFRALMLGAHSPGMPSPSPLTPEVVTRLLLEGFARPDSRQEGDA from the coding sequence ATGACCCCACGCGCGACGCCGATGGCGCCCGAGGAGCGACGGGCGGCGATCGTGTCGGCCGTGGCGCCGCTGGTGCTCGAGCACGGCCGGATGCCCAGCACCCGCGAGATCGCGCAGGCGGCCGGCATCGCCGAGGGGACGATCTACCGCGTCTTCGAGGACAAGGGCGCGCTGCTGCACGCCGTCCTCGAGGAGGTGCTGCGACCGCCCGACACCGCCGACCAGCTGGTCGGGCTGATGGCCTCGCTGCCGGGGCTCGCGACGCGGCTGCTCGTCCTGGCCGAGCGGTCCCAGGCGCGGATGCGCGAGGTCCACGCCACGATGATGGTGATGCGGCCGCTGATGGAGCAGGCCGCCCACGGCCGTGGAGCGCCGCTGGGCCCGCCGCGCTTCCTCGTCGAGGCCAACGAGGCGCTGATGGAGCGCCTGACCCGGGTCTTCGAGCTCTCCGCCGACGAGCTGCGCGTGGAGCCGCTGGTGGCCGCGGCCGCCTTCCGGGCGCTCATGCTCGGCGCGCACAGCCCCGGGATGCCCTCGCCCTCCCCGCTCACTCCCGAGGTCGTGACCCGGCTGCTGCTCGAGGGGTTCGCGCGACCCGACTCCCGCCAGGAGGGGGACGCCTGA
- the pdxH gene encoding pyridoxamine 5'-phosphate oxidase, translated as MTTPDPSPSPAHASERLASLRREYADTGLDAADVDPDPLVVLARWLDEAEAAGIHEPNAVVVASVSPEGQPSARIVLLKGLDERGLVFYTNYDSRKGHELEATGRAALLFPWHDLQRQVRVEGSVARVAPEESAAYFAQRPRGSQLGAWASPQSQPVASREELDERYAAVEQRFADDAEVPVPSHWGGYRVVPEVVELWQGRSGRMHDRLVYRRGADAAPGEGWTLERLAP; from the coding sequence ATGACCACCCCCGACCCCTCCCCGAGCCCCGCGCACGCGAGCGAGCGGCTGGCCTCGCTGCGCCGCGAGTACGCCGACACCGGCCTCGACGCCGCCGACGTCGACCCCGACCCGCTGGTCGTGCTCGCGCGCTGGCTCGACGAGGCCGAGGCGGCTGGGATCCACGAGCCCAACGCCGTGGTCGTCGCGTCGGTCTCGCCCGAGGGTCAGCCGTCAGCGCGGATCGTGCTGCTCAAGGGGCTCGACGAGCGCGGCCTGGTCTTCTACACCAACTACGACTCCCGCAAGGGCCACGAGCTCGAGGCCACCGGCCGCGCCGCGCTGCTCTTCCCGTGGCACGACCTGCAGCGCCAGGTCCGCGTCGAGGGCAGCGTCGCCCGGGTCGCGCCCGAGGAGAGCGCGGCGTACTTCGCCCAGCGCCCCCGCGGCTCCCAGCTCGGCGCCTGGGCCTCCCCGCAGTCACAGCCCGTGGCCTCCCGCGAGGAGCTCGACGAGCGCTACGCCGCGGTCGAGCAGCGCTTCGCCGACGACGCCGAGGTCCCGGTCCCGTCCCACTGGGGCGGCTACCGCGTGGTGCCCGAGGTCGTCGAGCTCTGGCAGGGCCGGTCGGGGCGGATGCACGACCGGCTGGTCTACCGCCGGGGGGCGGACGCCGCCCCGGGGGAGGGGTGGACGCTCGAGCGGCTGGCTCCCTGA
- a CDS encoding ABC transporter ATP-binding protein, with protein MLLRLVRTRLRPYRTWLGAVVLLQLVGTMAALYLPSLNADIIDRGVATGDTAYVVRTGGVMLVVALLQVACSIAAVWFSARTAMSFGRDVRRELFHRVGSFSQREVTRFGAPSLITRETNDVQQVQMLVLMSCTLMVTAPIMMVGGVVMAMREDLGLSWLLAVAVPVLVLVIGLIIRRMVPSFRAMQERIDEVNRLLREQITGVRVVRAFVREPYETERFARANGDLTDVSIRAGRWLAAMFPAVMLIANVSSVAVLWFGGHRVEAGQMQVGALTAYLAYLMQILMSVMMGTFMLMMVPRSAVCADRIMEVLDTESSVVPPREPVTELADAGTLRFEHVGFSYPGAASAVVRDVSFEARPGQVVAIIGSTGAGKTTMVDLVPRLVDVTEGRVLVGGVDVRRLDPDVLHRSVGLVPQQAWLFSGTVRSNLAYGRPDATEAELWEALTTAQARDFVEALPEGLDAPVSQGGTNLSGGQRQRLAIARALVRRPLVYLFDDSSSALDLATDARLREALRPVTRDATVLVVAQRVSSIRDADLVLVVEDGAVVGRGTHDELLETCATYQEIVASQLGAEAVA; from the coding sequence ATGCTGCTGCGGCTCGTGCGCACCCGGTTGCGCCCCTACCGGACCTGGCTGGGCGCGGTCGTGCTCCTCCAGCTGGTCGGCACCATGGCGGCGCTGTACCTGCCCAGCCTCAACGCCGACATCATCGACCGCGGCGTCGCGACCGGCGACACGGCGTACGTCGTGCGCACCGGCGGCGTGATGCTCGTCGTCGCCCTGCTCCAGGTGGCGTGCTCGATCGCGGCGGTGTGGTTCTCGGCGCGCACGGCGATGAGCTTCGGCCGCGACGTGCGCCGCGAGCTGTTCCACCGGGTGGGCAGCTTCTCCCAGCGCGAGGTGACCCGCTTCGGGGCGCCGTCGCTCATCACCCGCGAGACCAACGACGTCCAGCAGGTGCAGATGCTGGTGCTGATGAGCTGCACCCTGATGGTGACCGCGCCGATCATGATGGTCGGCGGCGTCGTGATGGCGATGCGCGAGGACCTCGGGCTGTCGTGGCTGCTGGCCGTGGCGGTGCCCGTGCTGGTGCTGGTGATCGGGCTGATCATCCGCCGGATGGTGCCCAGCTTCCGCGCGATGCAGGAGCGCATCGACGAGGTCAACCGGCTGCTGCGCGAGCAGATCACCGGCGTGCGCGTGGTGCGGGCGTTCGTGCGCGAGCCCTACGAGACCGAGCGCTTCGCCCGCGCCAACGGCGACCTGACCGACGTCTCGATCCGCGCCGGGCGGTGGCTCGCGGCGATGTTCCCCGCGGTCATGCTCATCGCCAACGTCTCCTCGGTGGCGGTGCTGTGGTTCGGCGGCCACCGCGTCGAGGCCGGGCAGATGCAGGTGGGGGCGCTGACGGCGTACCTCGCCTACCTGATGCAGATCCTGATGTCGGTGATGATGGGCACCTTCATGCTGATGATGGTGCCGCGCTCGGCGGTCTGCGCCGACCGGATCATGGAGGTGCTCGACACCGAGTCGTCGGTGGTGCCGCCCCGCGAGCCGGTGACCGAGCTGGCCGACGCCGGCACGCTCCGCTTCGAGCACGTCGGGTTCAGCTACCCGGGCGCCGCGTCCGCGGTGGTGCGCGACGTCTCCTTCGAGGCCCGGCCGGGCCAGGTGGTGGCGATCATCGGCTCGACCGGCGCCGGCAAGACGACGATGGTCGACCTGGTGCCGCGGCTGGTCGACGTCACCGAGGGCCGGGTGCTGGTCGGCGGGGTCGACGTGCGGCGCCTCGACCCCGACGTGCTGCACCGCTCGGTCGGGCTGGTGCCCCAGCAGGCGTGGCTGTTCTCCGGCACGGTGCGCTCCAACCTGGCCTACGGCCGCCCCGACGCGACCGAGGCCGAGCTGTGGGAGGCGCTGACGACCGCGCAGGCCCGCGACTTCGTCGAGGCGCTGCCCGAGGGGCTCGACGCCCCGGTCTCGCAGGGCGGCACCAACCTCAGCGGTGGCCAGCGGCAGCGGCTCGCGATCGCCCGGGCGCTCGTGCGGCGACCCCTGGTCTACCTGTTCGACGACTCGTCCAGCGCGCTGGACCTGGCCACGGACGCCCGCCTGCGTGAAGCCCTGCGACCGGTGACGCGCGACGCGACGGTGCTGGTCGTGGCCCAGCGGGTCTCGAGCATCCGCGACGCCGACCTGGTCCTGGTGGTCGAGGACGGCGCCGTGGTGGGGCGCGGCACGCACGACGAGCTGCTCGAGACGTGCGCGACGTACCAGGAGATCGTCGCCTCCCAGCTGGGCGCGGAGGCGGTCGCATGA